One Anas platyrhynchos isolate ZD024472 breed Pekin duck chromosome 2, IASCAAS_PekinDuck_T2T, whole genome shotgun sequence DNA segment encodes these proteins:
- the RNF125 gene encoding LOW QUALITY PROTEIN: E3 ubiquitin-protein ligase RNF125 (The sequence of the model RefSeq protein was modified relative to this genomic sequence to represent the inferred CDS: substituted 1 base at 1 genomic stop codon), with protein MYNNSVYPWTESMLGLGCTLFALCVIIYTPARFCHSFISVSLKNNAWTCPYCHVXYPSEKFPAPDSAKKMKKIYQNCSQCQTQLLLLISLVCLSKIRVHWRTCEQCIEKYGPVQELGDAVTR; from the exons ATGTATAACAATTCAGTTTATCCTTGGACAGAGAGCATGTTGGGTCTTGGCTGTACTCTCTTTGCACTTTGTGTAATCATTTATACTCCTGCGAG ATTCTGTCACTCCTTTATTTCTGTAAGTTTAAAGAATAATGCATGGACATGCCCTTACTGCCATGTTTAATATCCTTCTGAAAAATTTCCAGCTCCTGATAGTgccaagaaaatgaagaaaatataccAAAATTGCTCCCAATGTCAAACACAG ctgctgcttctcatttCTTTGGTATGTCTGAGTAAAATTAGAGTTCATTGGAGAACTTGTGAACAATGTATAGAAAAATATGGACCTGTACAGGAGCTTGGAGATGCTGTAACAAGATGA